The proteins below come from a single Cupriavidus pauculus genomic window:
- the pcaC gene encoding 4-carboxymuconolactone decarboxylase, protein MNQELFDKGLKTRREVLGSEYVDASLKNADEFNRDMQELVTQYCWGDVWNRPGLERRTRSFLNLAMLAALNRPHELKLHVRGAINNGLTKDEIKEVLLQVAIYCGVPAAIDSFRVAREVFKEMGI, encoded by the coding sequence ATGAATCAGGAACTGTTCGACAAAGGTCTGAAAACCCGCCGTGAAGTGCTGGGCAGCGAGTACGTCGACGCGTCGCTCAAGAACGCCGACGAGTTCAACCGTGACATGCAGGAGCTGGTCACGCAGTACTGCTGGGGCGACGTCTGGAACCGCCCGGGACTCGAACGCCGCACGCGCAGCTTCCTGAATCTGGCCATGCTGGCCGCCCTCAACCGTCCCCACGAACTGAAGCTGCATGTGCGGGGCGCCATCAACAACGGCCTGACCAAGGACGAGATCAAGGAAGTGCTGCTGCAGGTGGCGATCTACTGCGGCGTACCGGCGGCGATCGACTCGTTCCGCGTGGCGCGCGAAGTGTTCAAGGAAATGGGCATTTAA
- a CDS encoding aldehyde dehydrogenase yields the protein MKQYNHFINNEYVAPAGGEWMDTINPYTGEAWAQIPKGTDKDVDRAVAAAKAAMTTGPYAKMTPTERGKMMLRLADLVAANAQRLAEIEVRDNGKLMSEMLGQLNYHPEWWRYFGGLADKLEGGVVPIDKPEHFAYTTHEPVGVVGALTAWNSPLMFIAWKCAPAIAAGCSVVVKPSEFTSASTLEFAALTKEAGFPDGVFNVVVGLGPTVGSALVNHPDVAKITFTGSDATGAAIYAQAARTMKRVTLELGGKSPNIVFADADLDKAAAGVISGIFAATGQTCIAGSRLLVENSIKEAFTKRIVALGKSAKKGDPMLADTNIGPVTTPAQYQKVLSYIDIAKGEGARCILGGQAAADMPGGQFVEPTIFTDVTPDMRIAKEEVFGPVLSIIGFDGEEEAIRLGNDTIYGLAAGVWTENIGRAVRMSKALKAGTVWVNTYRAVSYMMPFGGMKHSGLGRESGIDAVRHYLETKSTWISYSDKVPANPFVMR from the coding sequence ATGAAACAGTACAACCACTTTATCAACAACGAGTATGTCGCGCCCGCCGGGGGCGAGTGGATGGACACGATCAACCCGTACACGGGGGAAGCGTGGGCACAGATTCCGAAGGGCACCGACAAGGATGTCGATCGTGCCGTGGCCGCCGCCAAGGCGGCGATGACGACGGGGCCGTACGCGAAGATGACGCCCACCGAGCGCGGCAAGATGATGCTGCGGCTGGCCGACCTCGTGGCCGCGAATGCCCAGCGCCTGGCCGAGATCGAGGTCCGCGACAATGGCAAGCTGATGTCGGAGATGCTCGGCCAGCTCAACTACCATCCGGAATGGTGGCGCTATTTCGGTGGCCTGGCGGACAAGCTCGAGGGCGGCGTGGTGCCCATCGACAAGCCCGAGCACTTTGCCTACACGACGCACGAACCGGTGGGTGTGGTCGGCGCGCTGACCGCATGGAACTCCCCGCTGATGTTCATCGCCTGGAAATGCGCGCCCGCGATCGCGGCCGGCTGCTCGGTGGTCGTCAAACCGTCGGAGTTCACCTCGGCGTCGACGCTCGAGTTTGCCGCGCTGACCAAGGAGGCCGGCTTTCCCGACGGCGTCTTCAACGTCGTCGTCGGCCTCGGCCCGACGGTCGGCTCCGCGCTGGTCAATCATCCCGATGTGGCGAAGATCACGTTCACGGGTTCGGACGCAACGGGCGCCGCCATCTATGCGCAGGCGGCCAGGACCATGAAGCGCGTGACGCTCGAACTGGGCGGCAAGTCGCCGAATATCGTGTTTGCCGATGCAGACCTGGACAAGGCGGCTGCCGGCGTGATCTCGGGCATCTTCGCGGCCACGGGCCAGACCTGCATCGCCGGCTCGCGTCTGCTGGTCGAGAACTCGATCAAGGAAGCGTTCACGAAGCGCATCGTCGCGCTCGGCAAGTCCGCAAAGAAGGGTGATCCGATGCTGGCGGACACCAATATCGGACCGGTCACCACGCCCGCGCAGTATCAGAAGGTGCTCAGCTATATCGATATCGCGAAGGGCGAGGGCGCGCGCTGCATTCTCGGCGGCCAGGCGGCGGCGGACATGCCCGGCGGCCAGTTCGTCGAGCCGACGATCTTCACGGACGTCACGCCGGACATGCGCATCGCGAAGGAGGAGGTGTTCGGGCCCGTGCTGTCGATCATCGGCTTCGATGGCGAGGAAGAAGCCATCCGCCTCGGCAACGACACGATCTACGGCCTGGCGGCAGGCGTGTGGACCGAGAACATCGGCCGCGCCGTGCGCATGTCGAAGGCGCTCAAGGCCGGCACCGTGTGGGTCAATACCTATCGCGCGGTGAGCTATATGATGCCGTTCGGCGGCATGAAGCATTCGGGGCTGGGCCGCGAGAGCGGGATCGACGCGGTACGCCACTACCTCGAGACCAAGAGCACGTGGATCTCGTACTCGGACAAGGTTCCGGCCAACCCGTTCGTAATGCGATAG
- a CDS encoding tripartite tricarboxylate transporter substrate binding protein, with the protein MHARLHLRQSAAALATALAAIGAGTFLAIHPAIAQDAYPSKPIRLVIGFPPGGAADTIARIYGEALSKELKQPVVVDNRPGAGTTIAADYVAKSPADGYTLYIGGASLMGGDNALYKNLRYTAGDFTPVTQLTTAPLLLVAGKASGIKTTADLLQKAKQSPGALNYSSSGNGVVTHLAGVHFVKMAHITMTHVPYKGGAQSGQAVAAGDAQVSFATPASVQPLIDAGKLTPIAVTSARRSTVMPNYPTIAESGVPGYELNNWYGLFVAKGTPAPIVQQLHSASVKVLREPAVRKQLASRGEEAAPSASPDAFRTFATREGKLNVDLIAQSGANID; encoded by the coding sequence ATGCACGCACGACTGCATCTACGACAATCTGCCGCCGCATTGGCCACCGCATTGGCCGCCATCGGGGCCGGCACCTTCCTGGCCATCCATCCCGCCATCGCGCAGGACGCCTACCCCAGCAAGCCGATCCGGCTCGTCATCGGCTTTCCGCCGGGCGGCGCGGCCGACACGATCGCGCGCATCTACGGCGAAGCGCTGTCGAAGGAACTCAAGCAGCCCGTGGTCGTCGACAACCGGCCCGGCGCGGGCACCACGATCGCGGCGGACTATGTAGCCAAGTCCCCCGCCGATGGCTACACGCTCTATATCGGCGGCGCGAGCCTGATGGGCGGCGACAACGCGCTGTACAAGAACCTGCGCTACACGGCGGGCGACTTCACACCCGTGACACAGCTGACGACGGCGCCGCTGCTGCTCGTCGCCGGCAAGGCCAGCGGCATCAAGACCACGGCCGACCTGCTGCAGAAGGCGAAGCAATCGCCGGGCGCGCTCAACTACTCGTCGAGCGGCAATGGGGTGGTCACGCATCTTGCGGGCGTGCACTTCGTCAAGATGGCCCACATCACCATGACGCACGTGCCCTACAAGGGCGGCGCGCAGTCCGGCCAGGCCGTGGCCGCCGGCGATGCGCAGGTCAGCTTTGCGACGCCCGCTTCCGTCCAGCCGCTGATCGATGCGGGCAAGCTCACACCGATTGCCGTGACCTCGGCCAGGCGCTCGACCGTGATGCCGAACTACCCGACCATCGCGGAGTCCGGCGTGCCGGGCTACGAGCTCAACAACTGGTACGGCCTGTTCGTCGCCAAGGGGACGCCCGCCCCCATCGTTCAGCAGCTCCATAGCGCCAGCGTCAAGGTCCTGCGCGAGCCGGCGGTACGGAAACAGCTGGCCAGCCGTGGCGAGGAAGCGGCGCCGTCGGCGTCCCCCGACGCGTTCCGGACGTTTGCCACGCGCGAGGGCAAGCTCAACGTCGACCTCATTGCGCAGAGCGGCGCGAACATCGATTGA
- a CDS encoding NAD(P)-dependent oxidoreductase — protein sequence MAQLGFIGLGMMGFPMAGRLVSAGVSVVAYDVVADTRKRFAAAFPGAAVADGLRSLGTCDMVITMLPNSDIVDATVHELAPALPAGALVIDMSSADPVRTRALAEALNAQGKTLIDAPVSGGVTRATAGTLAIMAGGAAADIERARPVLAHLGSSITPVGPIGAGHAMKALNNYVSAAGLIATAEALVAGQRFGIDPNVMVDVLNSSTGKNNTTENKVKQFMLSGAFNSGFSLALMAKDVGIAAELAKAVDASMQLGAHVSGMCADASEALGKGADHTEMYRYVQPR from the coding sequence ATGGCACAGCTTGGATTTATCGGCCTCGGGATGATGGGGTTTCCCATGGCCGGCAGACTGGTCTCGGCAGGCGTAAGCGTGGTGGCCTACGACGTCGTGGCCGATACCCGCAAACGCTTCGCCGCGGCGTTTCCCGGGGCGGCGGTGGCGGACGGCCTGCGTTCGCTCGGCACGTGCGACATGGTGATCACCATGCTGCCGAACTCCGATATCGTCGATGCGACGGTGCACGAACTCGCGCCGGCATTGCCCGCGGGCGCGCTCGTCATCGACATGAGCTCCGCCGATCCGGTGCGGACGCGGGCGCTGGCCGAGGCGCTGAACGCGCAAGGCAAGACGCTGATCGATGCGCCAGTGTCGGGCGGCGTGACACGCGCGACAGCCGGCACGCTGGCCATCATGGCCGGTGGCGCCGCCGCCGATATCGAGCGCGCGCGCCCGGTACTCGCGCACCTTGGCTCCAGCATCACGCCCGTCGGCCCGATTGGCGCCGGCCACGCGATGAAGGCGCTCAACAATTACGTGTCCGCGGCGGGACTGATCGCCACGGCCGAGGCCCTCGTCGCCGGCCAGCGGTTCGGCATCGATCCCAACGTGATGGTCGATGTGCTCAACAGCTCGACGGGCAAGAACAACACGACCGAGAACAAGGTGAAGCAGTTCATGCTCTCGGGCGCGTTCAATTCCGGGTTTTCGCTGGCGTTGATGGCCAAGGACGTCGGCATTGCCGCGGAACTGGCGAAGGCCGTCGATGCGTCGATGCAGCTGGGCGCCCATGTCAGCGGCATGTGCGCCGATGCATCGGAAGCGCTCGGCAAGGGTGCCGACCATACCGAGATGTATCGTTACGTCCAGCCCCGATAG
- a CDS encoding DUF302 domain-containing protein, which translates to MTRQIRIPMALTRTVSTVLLAATLLTQHAMTAHAQPSDMQHPARTQSLTSQHDFATTVSRLKDTLSARGLTLFADIDQSAAATQAGTTLRPTRLFLFGNPKGGTPAMQANPHAAVELPLRAVVWQDDRGTTHIDYQDAAGVLANEYGLPANTVAPLATVRALLEGVAGK; encoded by the coding sequence ATGACCAGACAGATCCGAATCCCCATGGCCCTCACCCGCACGGTCAGCACCGTGCTGCTGGCGGCCACCCTACTGACCCAGCACGCCATGACCGCCCACGCGCAACCCTCGGACATGCAACATCCCGCCCGCACGCAATCCCTGACCAGCCAGCACGACTTCGCCACGACCGTGTCGCGCCTCAAGGACACGCTGTCCGCGCGCGGCCTCACGCTGTTCGCCGATATCGACCAGAGCGCCGCCGCCACGCAGGCCGGTACGACGCTGCGCCCGACGCGGCTGTTCCTGTTCGGCAATCCCAAGGGCGGCACCCCCGCGATGCAGGCCAACCCGCACGCGGCGGTCGAACTGCCGCTCCGCGCGGTGGTCTGGCAGGACGACCGCGGCACGACGCATATCGACTATCAGGACGCGGCCGGCGTGCTGGCCAACGAGTACGGGTTGCCGGCGAACACGGTCGCCCCGCTTGCGACCGTGCGCGCGCTGCTGGAGGGGGTGGCGGGAAAGTAA
- a CDS encoding CaiB/BaiF CoA transferase family protein, producing MNTGDTPFEAPLRGVKVLELSQIMAGPTCGLMLADMGADIYKVEKFPAGDDARNYRREGDSGLPASFMMLNRGKRSIGINFKSPEGKAALLRMVAQADVLTENFRLGVMERLGLGYDVLREVNPALIYCSVTGYGREGPLASKGGFDLILQAFSGLISVTGEEGGEPVKPGISIADVNAGVLAAVGILAAYIHRLRTGRGQRVDTSLLQASMQQLYWYAASYFSRGIVPKPSGTAHPLVAPYQVFRCQDGRMAIGGANQANWERIAGLLGHPEWTTDPRFDTPEVRHANRKKLAELIDGVLAADTLAVWLDRFDAAGIPAGPVNDVGQALDHEQARAVRMVVDVDGPEGGSMRALGLPILFNGTTHVARAAPPRVGEDSTDILREFEFSDDEIAALVACGAVYQTETGRRREAADARETVVS from the coding sequence ATGAACACAGGAGACACGCCGTTCGAGGCGCCGCTGCGCGGCGTCAAGGTGCTCGAGCTGTCGCAGATCATGGCGGGACCCACATGCGGGCTCATGCTGGCCGACATGGGCGCCGACATCTACAAGGTGGAGAAGTTTCCCGCCGGCGACGATGCCCGCAACTATCGCCGCGAAGGCGACAGCGGCCTGCCCGCTTCCTTCATGATGCTGAATCGCGGCAAGCGCTCCATCGGCATCAACTTCAAATCGCCGGAAGGCAAGGCCGCGTTACTGCGGATGGTGGCGCAGGCCGACGTGCTGACGGAGAACTTCCGCCTCGGTGTCATGGAACGGCTGGGGCTGGGCTACGACGTCCTCAGGGAGGTCAATCCCGCGCTGATCTATTGCTCCGTGACCGGTTACGGTCGCGAAGGTCCGCTCGCGAGCAAGGGCGGCTTCGATCTGATCCTGCAGGCGTTCAGCGGCCTGATCAGCGTGACGGGCGAGGAAGGCGGCGAACCGGTCAAGCCCGGCATCTCGATCGCCGACGTCAATGCGGGCGTGCTCGCGGCGGTAGGCATCCTCGCCGCCTATATCCATCGCCTGCGCACGGGACGCGGCCAGCGCGTCGATACGTCGCTGCTGCAGGCGTCGATGCAGCAGCTTTACTGGTATGCCGCGAGTTATTTCTCGCGCGGCATCGTCCCGAAGCCGTCCGGCACCGCGCACCCACTGGTCGCGCCGTATCAGGTATTCCGCTGCCAGGACGGCCGCATGGCAATCGGCGGCGCAAACCAGGCGAACTGGGAGCGCATCGCCGGCCTGCTCGGCCACCCGGAATGGACGACCGACCCGCGCTTCGACACGCCCGAGGTCCGCCATGCCAACCGCAAGAAGCTGGCGGAACTGATCGATGGGGTGCTCGCGGCGGACACGCTGGCGGTCTGGCTCGATCGCTTCGACGCGGCGGGTATCCCGGCCGGCCCCGTCAACGACGTGGGGCAGGCGCTGGATCACGAGCAGGCGCGCGCGGTGCGCATGGTGGTCGATGTCGATGGCCCCGAGGGAGGATCGATGCGCGCACTGGGCCTGCCCATCCTGTTCAACGGCACCACGCACGTCGCCCGCGCCGCCCCGCCGCGCGTGGGCGAAGACAGCACCGATATCCTGCGCGAGTTCGAGTTTTCGGACGACGAGATCGCGGCGCTCGTGGCCTGCGGCGCGGTGTATCAGACCGAAACCGGCCGTCGGCGCGAAGCGGCCGACGCTCGCGAAACGGTGGTGTCATGA
- a CDS encoding GntR family transcriptional regulator: MSTDIGLIRAETLRSQVENVLRDAITSGTFAPGARLIERDLCERLGVSRTSVREALRKLEAEKLVKNVPHKGPVVAQLTPDEARQLYALRGLLEGFAAREFARVADDAAIAQFGVAVKTLRQQATDQNKQGVLAAKAALYDVLLDNCGNALVREALLSLHSRINLLRTTSLMHPKRLPESLREMDKLYKLLKARDADGAELAARTHIANAQEAAMRMLAEAEAAAK, from the coding sequence ATGAGTACGGATATCGGGCTGATCCGCGCCGAAACCCTGCGCAGTCAGGTAGAGAACGTCCTGCGCGATGCGATCACCAGCGGCACTTTCGCGCCGGGCGCGCGCCTGATCGAGCGCGACCTGTGCGAGCGCCTCGGCGTCAGCCGCACCTCGGTACGCGAGGCGCTGCGCAAGCTGGAAGCGGAGAAGCTGGTCAAGAACGTCCCGCACAAGGGCCCGGTCGTTGCGCAACTGACGCCGGACGAGGCGCGGCAACTGTATGCGCTGCGCGGGTTGCTGGAGGGATTTGCCGCGCGGGAGTTCGCGCGCGTGGCCGACGACGCGGCGATCGCGCAGTTCGGCGTGGCCGTGAAGACCCTGCGCCAGCAGGCAACCGACCAGAACAAGCAGGGCGTCCTCGCGGCCAAGGCGGCCCTCTACGACGTGCTGCTCGACAACTGCGGCAACGCGCTTGTGCGGGAAGCGCTGCTGAGCCTGCACTCGCGCATCAACCTGCTGCGCACCACGTCGCTCATGCATCCGAAGCGCCTGCCGGAAAGCCTGCGCGAGATGGACAAGCTCTACAAGCTGCTGAAGGCACGCGATGCCGATGGCGCCGAGCTGGCCGCGCGGACACATATCGCCAATGCGCAGGAAGCGGCGATGCGCATGCTCGCGGAGGCGGAAGCCGCCGCGAAGTAG
- a CDS encoding methyl-accepting chemotaxis protein, translating into MPTTLTIRARLIATVSILFLLALGVGVAGLLGLQSATRAHESTYSNQLASALALSESDLSMTRARTALDRAMLYPDAPDASRLLDRTEELARRADEAWKQYLALPRDQEEDRLAQEVASKRDAAWRDGLGAIIAALRANDRALADEVMKGKVSKLFRDANETGGKLAKYQMDRAKQNYESSQQAYRAFRNGVIAAILVSLVVALVCAVSLLRAIIAPLDGALAQFDRIAGGDLTHAVHVERRDEMGRLLEGLARMQDRLAETVGRVRQGSESITAAARQIAAGNADLSARTGAQAASLQETAASMEQMTSTVRQNADNARQASQLAVNAVDVANQGGAVVGQVMTTMADISSAAKTVAEVIGVIDGIAFQTNILALNAAVEAARAGEQGRGFAVVAGEVRSLAQRSANAAREIKSMIETSLSHVETGSGLAGQAASTMEDVVRAIRRVTDIMSEIAAASSEQSSGIEQVNRAVTMMDEATQQNAALVEEAAAAATSLEDQAHQLDLTTAAFRVAGGGAHAPRLLAA; encoded by the coding sequence ATGCCCACGACCCTGACCATCCGGGCCCGTCTGATCGCGACGGTGTCCATCCTGTTCCTGCTCGCGCTCGGCGTCGGCGTCGCCGGCCTGCTCGGCCTGCAATCCGCCACGCGGGCGCATGAGTCCACATACTCCAACCAGCTGGCTTCCGCGCTCGCGCTGTCCGAGTCGGACCTGAGCATGACGCGCGCGCGCACGGCGCTCGATCGCGCGATGCTGTATCCCGACGCGCCGGATGCCTCCAGGCTGCTCGATCGTACCGAGGAGCTGGCCAGGCGTGCCGACGAGGCATGGAAGCAATACCTCGCGCTGCCGCGTGACCAGGAAGAAGATCGCCTTGCGCAAGAGGTCGCCAGCAAGCGCGACGCGGCATGGCGCGATGGGCTCGGCGCGATCATCGCGGCGCTGCGCGCGAACGATCGCGCGCTGGCCGACGAGGTCATGAAGGGCAAGGTCTCGAAGCTCTTTCGCGATGCCAACGAGACTGGCGGCAAACTGGCCAAGTACCAGATGGATCGCGCGAAGCAGAACTACGAATCGTCGCAGCAGGCGTATCGCGCGTTCCGCAATGGCGTGATCGCCGCGATCCTCGTGTCGCTCGTGGTCGCGCTCGTCTGCGCGGTATCGCTGCTGCGCGCGATCATCGCGCCGCTCGACGGTGCGCTGGCGCAGTTCGACCGCATTGCCGGCGGCGACCTCACGCATGCCGTGCATGTGGAACGCCGCGACGAGATGGGACGCCTGCTGGAGGGCCTGGCCCGCATGCAGGATCGCCTTGCCGAAACGGTGGGGCGCGTGCGCCAGGGTTCCGAGTCGATTACGGCCGCCGCGCGGCAGATCGCGGCGGGCAATGCCGATCTGTCGGCGCGGACCGGCGCGCAGGCCGCATCGCTGCAGGAAACCGCCGCGAGCATGGAGCAGATGACCTCGACCGTGCGCCAGAACGCCGATAACGCGCGGCAGGCCAGCCAGCTCGCGGTGAACGCGGTGGACGTGGCGAATCAGGGCGGTGCCGTCGTGGGGCAGGTGATGACGACGATGGCCGATATCAGCAGCGCCGCGAAAACGGTGGCGGAAGTCATCGGCGTGATCGACGGTATCGCGTTCCAGACCAATATCCTCGCGCTCAACGCGGCCGTGGAAGCGGCGCGCGCGGGCGAGCAGGGCCGGGGCTTTGCCGTGGTGGCCGGCGAGGTGCGCAGCCTCGCGCAACGCAGCGCCAACGCGGCGCGCGAGATCAAGTCGATGATCGAGACGTCGCTGTCGCACGTGGAGACGGGCAGCGGTCTTGCCGGTCAGGCGGCCAGCACGATGGAAGACGTGGTGCGCGCGATCCGCCGCGTGACGGACATCATGAGCGAGATTGCCGCGGCCTCGAGCGAGCAGAGCAGCGGCATCGAACAGGTGAATCGCGCGGTGACGATGATGGACGAGGCCACGCAGCAGAATGCCGCGCTCGTGGAAGAGGCCGCCGCCGCGGCCACGTCGCTGGAGGATCAGGCGCACCAGCTGGATCTGACGACGGCGGCGTTCAGGGTGGCGGGTGGGGGCGCGCACGCGCCGCGGTTGCTCGCGGCATGA
- a CDS encoding zinc-binding dehydrogenase: protein MDIHESKLDIARSLGATAAYNARDPDAIDKIRAATKGGVDYAFEMAGAVQSMETAYSITRRGGTTVTAGLPAPADRWPFRQLSLVGEERTVKGSYIGSCVPIRDVPRYIGMYLNGSLPIDRLMGKRFSLDQINEGFDRLHGG from the coding sequence GTGGATATCCACGAGAGCAAGCTCGATATCGCGCGCTCGCTCGGCGCCACCGCCGCCTACAACGCGCGCGACCCCGATGCCATCGACAAGATCCGTGCGGCCACGAAAGGCGGCGTCGATTATGCGTTCGAAATGGCTGGTGCCGTGCAATCGATGGAGACGGCGTACAGCATCACGCGCCGCGGCGGCACGACGGTCACGGCCGGTCTGCCGGCGCCTGCGGACCGCTGGCCGTTCCGGCAGTTGAGTCTCGTGGGCGAAGAGCGTACCGTGAAGGGTAGCTACATCGGTTCGTGCGTACCGATCCGCGATGTCCCGCGCTATATCGGTATGTACCTGAACGGCAGCCTGCCGATCGACAGGCTGATGGGCAAGCGCTTCTCGCTCGATCAGATCAACGAAGGCTTCGATCGCCTCCATGGCGGCTAG
- a CDS encoding LysR substrate-binding domain-containing protein: protein MEFKQLRYFVKIAELGNMTRASEALRIAQPALSQQIINLETELGARLLDRGVYGARLTSSGEVLYGYAKSLLRQHEDVRQAVSEEVAHPTGRTAIGIPGSTGKMLAEPLVRELLSSGGILLEIVERPSAELVDLVAAGKLDIAIAVDAQPRRGARVTPLFTEALYAVLPQTAVEGRQTLKLRELANSPLILPSAPSTIRQRVEAALLDKRLKYRLVSEVSSTDMLIRLVAANLGWTVLPWSALSDDVQRQTRITALPIAGYRLDREISLCVSDTLPLSRAAEVVVATTLSILKQLLDSGSWRGARLLPDGPLTDPS from the coding sequence ATGGAATTCAAGCAACTCAGGTATTTCGTGAAGATCGCCGAGCTCGGCAACATGACGCGCGCGTCGGAGGCGCTGCGCATCGCGCAGCCCGCGCTGAGCCAGCAGATCATCAATCTGGAGACCGAACTCGGTGCGCGGCTGCTCGACCGCGGCGTCTATGGCGCGCGGCTGACCAGTTCCGGCGAGGTACTGTACGGCTACGCGAAGTCGCTGCTGCGCCAGCACGAGGATGTCCGGCAGGCGGTGTCGGAGGAAGTGGCCCATCCGACCGGCCGGACCGCGATCGGCATTCCGGGCAGTACCGGCAAGATGCTGGCGGAGCCGCTCGTGCGCGAGCTGCTGTCGAGCGGCGGCATTCTGCTGGAAATCGTCGAGCGGCCCAGCGCGGAGCTCGTCGACCTCGTTGCCGCGGGCAAGCTCGATATCGCGATCGCCGTCGATGCGCAGCCGCGGCGCGGCGCGCGCGTGACGCCGCTGTTCACGGAGGCGCTCTACGCGGTGCTGCCGCAGACCGCGGTGGAAGGCCGCCAGACGCTGAAGCTCCGCGAGCTCGCCAACAGTCCGCTGATCCTGCCCAGCGCGCCCAGCACCATCCGCCAGCGCGTGGAGGCCGCCCTGCTCGACAAGCGGCTCAAGTACCGGCTCGTCAGCGAGGTGAGCTCCACGGACATGCTGATCCGGCTCGTGGCGGCCAATCTGGGGTGGACCGTACTACCGTGGTCGGCGCTCTCGGACGACGTCCAGCGCCAGACCCGCATCACCGCGCTGCCGATTGCCGGCTACCGGCTCGATCGCGAGATCTCGCTGTGCGTGTCCGACACGCTGCCACTGAGCCGCGCCGCCGAAGTCGTCGTGGCCACCACGCTGTCGATCCTCAAACAGCTGCTGGACAGCGGCAGCTGGCGCGGCGCGCGGCTATTGCCCGACGGGCCCCTGACCGATCCATCGTAA
- a CDS encoding enoyl-CoA hydratase-related protein has protein sequence MSETSMQAYPDLGLHVENGLAIVSIERPGKRNALTLAMWRGLGALMQALDAREDVRVIALTGRGASFCAGADITEFATVRSNPGQVVVYEAAVDGCCDAIENVSKPTIAAINGFCMGGAVNIAMAFDFRYAVPEAQLSIPAARLSIVYGLKGTRRLFELVGISNAKRILFTGERLDSAEGYRIGLVDDVADDVLARTRAAAAVLADNAPLSISGAKAILNGLANGDPNLTEHTVQALVDRAALSEDYAEGRQAFGEKRRPVFRGR, from the coding sequence ATGAGCGAGACCAGCATGCAGGCTTATCCCGACCTCGGGCTGCACGTCGAGAATGGGCTCGCCATCGTTTCCATCGAACGTCCCGGGAAACGCAACGCACTGACGCTTGCGATGTGGCGAGGGCTGGGCGCGCTGATGCAGGCCCTCGACGCGCGCGAGGATGTCCGCGTCATCGCGCTGACCGGCCGCGGCGCCAGCTTCTGCGCGGGCGCCGATATCACCGAGTTCGCCACCGTACGGTCCAATCCCGGCCAGGTGGTCGTCTACGAAGCTGCCGTCGATGGCTGCTGCGATGCCATCGAGAACGTCTCCAAGCCCACCATCGCCGCGATCAACGGCTTCTGCATGGGCGGCGCGGTGAACATCGCGATGGCTTTCGACTTCCGCTACGCGGTGCCGGAGGCGCAGTTGTCGATTCCGGCCGCGCGCCTGTCCATCGTCTATGGCCTGAAGGGCACGCGCCGGCTGTTCGAACTCGTGGGCATCTCCAATGCCAAGCGCATCCTGTTCACGGGCGAACGGCTCGATTCCGCCGAAGGCTATCGCATCGGCCTCGTCGACGATGTCGCCGACGACGTGCTGGCGAGGACCCGCGCGGCCGCGGCCGTGCTGGCCGATAACGCCCCGCTGTCCATCAGTGGCGCCAAGGCGATCCTGAACGGGCTCGCCAATGGCGACCCGAACCTGACCGAGCACACCGTTCAGGCGCTCGTCGATCGCGCGGCGCTGAGCGAGGACTATGCGGAGGGCCGCCAGGCGTTCGGGGAAAAGCGCCGCCCCGTGTTTCGCGGCCGCTAG